The genomic window TATCTCTTGCTACCGAGGGATGACAACCACAGGAGGAGCTGCAGGCGTTGGACGTTCCACCACCAATAGTGTGGTCATCTGTTATTCCGTTATCCTAATATCCAATTTTTTAATCACTATTGGCTTGAACAACTCGCACGAGTTCATCAACAAATTTTTAGACTACTGGTTTTAATAATGATCGTCGTAAACAATTTATGGAAACGCTACGGAAAGCTGCAAGTCCTTAAAGGTCTCAACCTTCAAGTCCTTGATGGCGAAACCGTCATTATTTTGGGACGCTCCGGCGTCGGCAAAAGCGTTCTTTTACGGCAGATCATCGGGATTGAAAAGCCGGATGAAGGCTATGTCGAGGTTAACGGCATCCGTGTGACATCCATCAACCTCCAATCCAACTTCGAAGTCATGCGCCATATGGGAATGCTCTTCCAAAGTGCTGCCCTCTTCGACTCTATGAACATCGGCGACAATGTTGGCTTCTATCTAAAACAACACTTCCCCGATATGCCGCCGGGCGAAAACAGAGACAGGATAACGCATGCCCTTGAAGTCGTAGGCCTGGCCGGAACCGAAGATAAAATGCCTTCCGACCTCTCTGGCGGGATGCGCAAACGCGCCGCACTCGCCCGTGTAATTGTTTACCGTCCCAGTTTAATCCTTTTTGATGAGCCCACGACAGGCCTTGATCCTATCACAGCCATGCAAATTAACGAGCTTATCAACAAGACAAAAGAAGAGTTAAACGCTACTATCATCGTCGTGACACATGACATCAAATCGGCTTTTGAAGTAGGCGACCGTCTAGCCTTCCACCAGAATGGCATAATCGAACATGTGGCTACTAAAGAAGAATTTATAAAAATTGACGATCCTGTATTAAAAGAATTTTTTAGTAATGCTATGATCTCTTTTGATAATATTAAGCATTCTAAGCATGAGGAAACGAATCATGGGTGACCAGTATAAAAACGTGATGATCGCCATCTTTGTATTGGCTGCAACATCTATCGTAACTTTCCTGCTTATGTTCATCCATCCTACTGTAGGAGACGAGAAAAAAACTCTGATTGTCCGTTTTCCCGATATCGATAAAGTTTCGGAAGGAACACGCGTCACTTACGGCGGTAAACCTGTAGGTGAAGTTGTCGACATCCGTGAGATACCCGGCGAGAAAACTCACCGCTATACACGCGACGGAAAAGTCTATCTTTATGAGTTAGAATTAAAGGTGGATTCCTCAGTAAATATCTTTAATACAGATGAAGTTTCCTTGAGAACTTCCGGACTGCTAGGGGAAAAATCTGTTTCAATCAACCCCTTCCCCCCAAAACCCGGTGAGAAAATTAAACAGATCGATGCTGAAGTCATCTATGCTAATGAGTCAGGATCTGTAGAGCAAACCTTTAAAGAATTCAAAGAAGTTGCCGACAAGCTGGATGTCGCTTTAGACAATATCAACAGGATAATGGATGACCTTCAGCACGAACATACCTTCCGCAACATTGCCAAAATAGCCAGCAACATTGCCGACATTTCGGAAGCCCTCAATAAACCGAAGGAACTTTCTAATACCGTTGCCAATATTCATCACTTCTCAGAAAAGCTAGACGGCTCCTGGATTAATATCGAACGCGTCATTTCCAATCTGGAAGAGACAACAGATAACGTACGCGATATCTCCATCGCTGTTAACCAACCGGATAACCTTTCTGAAACTGTAGAGAATGTTCACG from Parachlamydiales bacterium includes these protein-coding regions:
- a CDS encoding ATP-binding cassette domain-containing protein produces the protein MIVVNNLWKRYGKLQVLKGLNLQVLDGETVIILGRSGVGKSVLLRQIIGIEKPDEGYVEVNGIRVTSINLQSNFEVMRHMGMLFQSAALFDSMNIGDNVGFYLKQHFPDMPPGENRDRITHALEVVGLAGTEDKMPSDLSGGMRKRAALARVIVYRPSLILFDEPTTGLDPITAMQINELINKTKEELNATIIVVTHDIKSAFEVGDRLAFHQNGIIEHVATKEEFIKIDDPVLKEFFSNAMISFDNIKHSKHEETNHG
- a CDS encoding MlaD family protein; the protein is MGDQYKNVMIAIFVLAATSIVTFLLMFIHPTVGDEKKTLIVRFPDIDKVSEGTRVTYGGKPVGEVVDIREIPGEKTHRYTRDGKVYLYELELKVDSSVNIFNTDEVSLRTSGLLGEKSVSINPFPPKPGEKIKQIDAEVIYANESGSVEQTFKEFKEVADKLDVALDNINRIMDDLQHEHTFRNIAKIASNIADISEALNKPKELSNTVANIHHFSEKLDGSWINIERVISNLEETTDNVRDISIAVNQPDNLSETVENVHAFSDRLLGTWDTVEVALGDFAETTDHTKNITEAIDHPEELRGIVTNVSNIAQDFSNSMPRVTYTISELSSTAANANNITYRLNEGEGALGRILASDEIYLHLISLLNKGEVIFDDINHYGLLFHSDKNWQRLRARRMNLLAKLCTPQEFRNFFNDEIDNITTSLERVNMVLDKNECLYPCGLLIEDNDFTRVYAELLRRVTSMEEALKMYNTQLVEYQLPRTEIIYSECP